Sequence from the Actinocatenispora sera genome:
GACAAACAGCGTGTCCGGCGCATCGGGGCGCAGGTACCCGGTGACGAACGAGGCCACCGAGTCACCGACACAGCCGACCACCGAGGTGGCCGCGAAATCACGGCACCACAGCAGATAGCTGTATTCGGAGTTGACGTCGAGCGTGCCGGAATCGGCCGCCAGCCGCCAGAGTCGGGTTCCGTCGGCAACCGTCGGAGCCCGAAACACGACCGAGCCACCGCGATCGTCGGTCATCGACTCGACGGTCGCGCTTGGCGAATCCTGCGGTTGCCCGGTCATGGCTGCCGACGATAGCCGGGGCGCACTGACCGCTCAACCGG
This genomic interval carries:
- the ectA gene encoding diaminobutyrate acetyltransferase, translated to MTGQPQDSPSATVESMTDDRGGSVVFRAPTVADGTRLWRLAADSGTLDVNSEYSYLLWCRDFAATSVVGCVGDSVASFVTGYLRPDAPDTLFVWQVAVDAAYRRRGLAVRALDALVDRVARTQSVVFLEATVTPDNVPSARLFAGFARARGASLTKQSLFTEEHFSGGPHNEEVLFRIGPLPR